One genomic region from Asterias amurensis chromosome 7, ASM3211899v1 encodes:
- the LOC139939389 gene encoding uncharacterized protein, whose translation MAESEPTPPVGAVTLTKLRGETPDSVRVHPYNPKAHGASKYEMEPETRPPNYRPDKMTYFNMAKRKLHMLLLSLVVGAVILGVFLTIILLIHHKNQTAAAETTREDLQPS comes from the exons ATGGCGGAATCAGAACCAACCCCTCCAGTTGGTGCagtaactttaacgaaattgcGAGGGGAAACACCAGATTCAGTTCGAGTTCATCCTTACAACCCTAAAGCCCACGGCGCTTCCAAATATGAGATGGAACCAGAAACAAGACCTCCG AACTATCGACCTGATAAGATGACATATTTCAATATGGCCAAGAGGAAATTACACATGCTGCTTCTGAGCCTAGTGGTCGGTGCCGTAATTCTTGGAGTCTTTCTTACAATCATCTTACTCATCCACCACA AAAATCAAACTGCAGCTGCTGAGACAACTCGAGAAGATCTTCAACCAAGCTGA
- the LOC139939708 gene encoding uncharacterized protein translates to MIELIYVMGTEDVQKKMEGMVHNHKIWKAVSEQWLNSATTSGRTSSGGTGKSEKHNSSSGRGRQTFMIFDEMDNVLGHCPMPGVDNHAHLDSNSLALNDDNNDNNNCVHPEDDDESISSRGSINEESLVEDADDEDDEKVQVSTSKQPRRKRKIKKVKKSRDEIGEFEDTMALLIQLQVKLYKKRERRFLLAENRRRIERREREDRRRRWAQEQRRRRLENEQEDRRMMKNRMFMLLMVLWLRRPAYQQPNHANGWNGQG, encoded by the exons ATGATCGAGCTGATTTATGTCATGGGGACTGAAGACGTCCAGAAAAAGATGGAAGGAATGGTTCATAACCACAAAATATGGAAAGCCGTCTCCGAACAGTGGCTGAACAGTGCCACAACAAGTGGACGAACCTCAAGCGGAGGTACCGGGAAGTCCGAAAAGCACAACAGCAGTTCTGGAAGGGGACGACAGACATTTATGATTTTCGATGAAATGGATAATGTGTTAG GTCACTGTCCTATGCCTGGTGTGGACAACCATGCTCATCTAGACAGCAATAGCCTGGCGCTTAATGATGataacaacgacaacaacaactgCGTCCACCCGGAGGATGACGATGAAAGCATTTCATCTCGAG GTTCAATAAATGAGGAAAGCTTGGTTGAGGATGCAGACGATGAAGATGACGAGAAAGTGCAAGTATCGACATCAAAGCAGCCTCGGAGAaagaggaaaataaaaaaag TGAAAAAATCCCGTGATGAAATTGGTGAATTTGAGGATACCATGGCCTTACTGATACAGCTGCAGGTTAAACTCTACAAGAAAAGAGAGCGTAGATTTTTATTGGCCGAGAACAGAAGAAGGATAGAACGACGTGAAAGGGAAGACAGACGGCGCAGATGGGCGCAAGAACAAAGACGACGCAGATTGGAAAATGAGCAGGAGGACCGGAGGATGATGAAGAATCGGATGTTCATGCTCCTGATGGTTCTGTGGCTTAGACGGCCAGCTTACCAACAGCCAAACCATGCCAATGGCTGGAATGGCCAGGGATGA